The Mycolicibacterium aichiense region CGCCACCATGAACGACGAGTAGAAGCCGATCCCGAACTGGCCGATCAGCTCCTCCGAGGCGGCAGCATTCTGGGCGTCCTTGAGTTGCTGGCGCAGTTCTGCGGTGCCGGACTTGGCCAGGGTGCCGATCAGGCCCACCACCTCGTCTCGGGTCATCCCGATCCCGTTGTCGCGGATCGTCAGCGTCCGCGCGGCCTTGTCGATGTCGATCTCGATGTGCAAATCGGAGGTGTCGACGTCGAGGTCCTTGTTCCGGAACGCCTCCAGGCGCAGCTTGTCCAGTGCGTCGGAGGCGTTCGAGATCAACTCCCGCAGGAATGAGTCCTTGTTGGAGTACACGGAGTGGATCATCAGATCCAGCAACTGGCGGGCCTCGGCCTGGAACTCCAGCTGCTCTACACGTTCAGTCATGGTGAATCCGTTCGACGCGACGACAATTGGTGCCGGCGAGATAATAGCGAGGCCGAGGTGGCGCGCGTGACGGCATGATGGTCACATGGACGCACGACCTGGAAACCGGCCGCTCCGAGCCCTCGGCGCGGTCCTGGCCCTGCTGGTGTCGCTGCTCGTCGCCGCACCGACCGGAGTCGCGCAGGCGGCGGAGGCGGCACCGGCAGGCGATGCGCTGTCGATCGGCGACCCGGACGCACTAGGTCAGATCGACCTTTATGTCGATCCGCTGTGCCCGTTCAGCGGCAAGTTCGTGCGGACTCATGGCGAGCAGATCAGCAAGCGCATCGACAGTGGCGCGCTGCGCGTCAACGTGCGGTTCGTGAGCTTCCTCGACAAGTACTCGGCCAGCGGCACCTACGATATCCGCGCGATCTACGCCGCGTACGTGGTGGCCGATCAATCACGATCGAGCGACGTTGCGTGGCGCTTCATTGAAGCGATCTACGCCAAGGGCACCCAGCCGAAAGAAGGTGGGGACACCGACCTGAGCAACGACCAGCTGGCTGATATCGCCAACCAGGTCGGCGCGCCTCAACTTGCCCAAGACCTCATTCGAGTCGGTTTGCCCATCGGTTTCGACCCGCACGTGATCGCGAACAACAATCTTGATGTCCTACACCAATTTCCTGAGCCAGGAGTTCCGCTCGTTGTCATCAACGGCCAGCCGGTCGACGAGGATTCAGACTGGCTGACTCAGCTTCCCGGCTGAGCCGGGCAGAGGCTATAGCTGACCGAGCGGACGGCAGACGTTGGACAGGGCATTCCAGTACTGACCCGGCGCGCAGTTCTCCGCTTGGCGGGGCGTCTGGCAGGTATTCGTGATCGGGTCCCAAAACTGCCCGTTCACACAGTTCAACGGTTCGGCAGCACTGATGCCCACACTCAGCGGCGCTGCTGCGGCGATGCAAACACTGGCGACGGCGGCGACCGTCGCGCGACGACGTAGTGGATTCATGCTCTGATCCTTCCCGGCTGTGCGTGTGTCCAAACCATCGCGCTGGCCGAAGCCGCTGGCCACGAGTACGTCCTCGACATTACCGACCAATTCCTCACCCGCGGTGGTCAATACGACATTGAGCCCCCCAGGGGGCGACAAAAATGTCCCCGCGGTGCTGCTTACCGCGGGGACATTGGATTCGGGGGTCGCTCAGTTGATGCCGACGACCTCTTGGGCGATCGCGGCTACTCGGGTCTGAGCGGCGGACACGACACCGTGACGGTCCTTGTGCGCCTCCTCGTAGGCCAGGATCGCGCGGACGTCGGACGGAGTGGTGAGCTCCTTGATCTCCGCCACCGCGTCAGAGACGTTCAGCGTGTCGTAGTCGGCGATCGGCAGCTCGGCAACCTCGAGCACACCGGCGGCGGTTCGCATCGAATGCAAAGCATCGGCGGCCTGGCCCGCACCCTCACGGCGGGTCACTCGCTCCGCTGTGGCCAGCGCTGCATCGCGTGATGCGGACAGTGCCTTGGCGGCGACGTCGCCTGCATGGGCACCGCGGCTCAACAGCTCGCCGAGCGCCGGGGGAGCCGCACGCACAGTGTCCACCGCGCGATCGACTCCGCGCGCTGACCACTGCATCGGCGCACTCACCATCTTTACTGCCACGCCAGTGGCGACCTGCACCGGTGTGCGGCGCAGCGCGGCCGGCCCGCCGAGCGCATCTTCAGCCAGCACCGTGGTCAACCACTCGACAGTTGCCGAATGCGCCGTCATGAGGCGATCGGCCAGCTTCTCGATGTCGGACTTGCCCAACGCGACCGCGAGTGCCTTGATGTAGCGCGACCGGTCGAGCAGTTGGTGCTCCAGCGCGAGATCGCCCAACAGCGCCTCGCCGAACGGCTGCGCCTGCTCGGTCAGCGCCTTGACCGCGGCGGCAGCACGCCCCAGCAACGGGCCGACGACATCCGGCAGCCCACCGAGTTCGCGGATCGCAGCCTCGATGGCTTCGGCCCGGTCGCGGCCGTTTTCCGCATTCTGCGTCAGCTCGGTGCGCACAGCTTCAGTACGGGACTGCGCCACCCGGGTCTCCGCGACCTGGATTTCGGTGTTCGTCAGATCAAGCACAGTGCGCAGTTGGGCCACCAGTGTGGTGGTGTCGTTGAAAGCCATAGAAATTCGCCCTTTCGGCGTTGACGTCATTGTGTTGGCGCGATACGCGCCGCAATTACCGACTACCCCCTGCAGCTCCTGAGTACCGCCACTGTGACCGGGTCATCAGCGAAACTTTGCTTCTTACAAAGACGTTTGTCTATGTCATAGCCGGGTACGGCTGCTGCAATCGAGCAGGAAAGGGCCGATATGACGACCAAATCCAGAGATATTAGTGAATCCGACCTGGGTCCGGACCGGGACAACCGATCGGACATCGTCGATCCCCGCGATACCGATCACCCCGCCGGCACTGAGCAGGCCGACGAGAATGCCGCCACCGAGTCTCCGAGCTAGTCCACCTTGATCGAATCGCTCCGTGAATCAATGTCTGTAGTAAAGAGCGGCCGTTATGAAACAGGCCTCTAAGTGGCCCGAGAGATCGAAAATCGCTGTAGAACAACAGATTATGGTGAGTAATTCAGCGCGATTAGGCGATCGCCCTATTCGCAAGTACTGTTAGCGCCGTTGGTACTGAAGCAGTTTGGCATCAACGTACGTCCGGAGCGGTCTTCCCCGATATGCCGTGAGCCTTCGCTCCATACCGGACATCATCCAAGCCAAGCAACTCTGCGAGAGCGATCATCGCGTCTCCGCTGGGCATCCGCGTGGCCAATCGCACGATTCCGCGCCGATCGGGCATGGTTCCTGGTCGTGCTGCTGAGCATCGGCTACATGGTGAGCCGCGGCCTGGCCAAGTCCGGTAGCCGCCACCACAACGACGGCTAATCCCAACAGGTTTCCCGTTTGACGATTGTCCCCGTCATCGCCGTGTGCGGTGGCGGGGCCAATCGATTTGGTCGCCGATCAAACCCGGTGCCGGTTGACCGTGTATGTCGCCGCAGCCCGGGTACTACTCGCCTATCACGGCCAGTCCAGCCCTCGTCACCACCCAGGAGAACCCATGCCGCCCCGCCGCAAGCCTGATCAAACCGCCCCCAAGCCGACGAGCCCGACCGGCAACACCACCGGTGAAGCGGGTGATCTCGACGCGCGGGCCCAGTCGGGGAAATACCTGACCACTGCGCAAGGCCTGCGACTGCCCGACACCGACCACTCGCTCAAGGCCGGCCCCCGGGGTCCGTCGCTGCTCGAAGACTTCCACTTGCGGGAGAAGATCACCCATTTCGATCATGAGCGCATTCCCGAGCGCGTCGTGCACGCTCGCGGCGCCGCAGCCCACGGCGTCTTCGAGTCCTATGGCGTCGCCCGATCGGTCACCAAGGCCGGCTTCCTCGGGAGCAAGGGCAAGAAGACCGACGTGTTCTGTCGCTTCTCGACCGTGTTGGGTTCGCGTGGATCGGCCGACACGGTGCGTGACACCCGCGGCTTCGCGGTCAAGTTCTACACCGACGAGGGCAATTTCGACCTCGTCGGCAACAACATGCCGGTGTTCTTCATCCAGGACGGCATCAAGTTCCCCGACATCATTCACGCGGCAAAACCCCACCCGGACCGCGAGATTCCCCAGGCGCAGTCGGCTCACGACACGTTCTGGGACTTCGCGTCGCTGCACACCGAGGCCACCCACCACGTCTTCTGGAACATGAGCGATCGCGGCATCCCGCGCTCATTCCGGACCATGGAGGGGTTCGGCGTCCACACCTTCCGCCTGGTCAATCGCAAAGGCGGGACCAGCCTGGTGAAGTTCCACTGGAAGCCCGTGGCCGGGGTGCACTCACTGGTGTGGGAAGAGGCGCAACTCGCAGCCGGATTCGACCCCGACTTCCACCGCCGCGACATGGCCGACGGCATCGAGGCCGGCGCCTACCTGGAGTACGAGCTCGGTATCCAGGTCATGCCCGATGACGGCACCGACAGCTTTGCGGGCATCGACCTGCTCGACCCGACCAAGCTCGTGCCCGAGGAGATGGTGCCGGTGCAACTCATCGGCAAGATGACCCTCAACCGGAATCCGACGAACTACTTCGCCGAGACCGAACAGGTGGCTTTCCACACCGGCAACCTCGTGCCCGGTATCGAGCCGACCAACGACCCGCTGATGCAGGCGCGTCTGTTCTCCTA contains the following coding sequences:
- a CDS encoding ferritin-like domain-containing protein, giving the protein MAFNDTTTLVAQLRTVLDLTNTEIQVAETRVAQSRTEAVRTELTQNAENGRDRAEAIEAAIRELGGLPDVVGPLLGRAAAAVKALTEQAQPFGEALLGDLALEHQLLDRSRYIKALAVALGKSDIEKLADRLMTAHSATVEWLTTVLAEDALGGPAALRRTPVQVATGVAVKMVSAPMQWSARGVDRAVDTVRAAPPALGELLSRGAHAGDVAAKALSASRDAALATAERVTRREGAGQAADALHSMRTAAGVLEVAELPIADYDTLNVSDAVAEIKELTTPSDVRAILAYEEAHKDRHGVVSAAQTRVAAIAQEVVGIN
- a CDS encoding catalase, which codes for MPPRRKPDQTAPKPTSPTGNTTGEAGDLDARAQSGKYLTTAQGLRLPDTDHSLKAGPRGPSLLEDFHLREKITHFDHERIPERVVHARGAAAHGVFESYGVARSVTKAGFLGSKGKKTDVFCRFSTVLGSRGSADTVRDTRGFAVKFYTDEGNFDLVGNNMPVFFIQDGIKFPDIIHAAKPHPDREIPQAQSAHDTFWDFASLHTEATHHVFWNMSDRGIPRSFRTMEGFGVHTFRLVNRKGGTSLVKFHWKPVAGVHSLVWEEAQLAAGFDPDFHRRDMADGIEAGAYLEYELGIQVMPDDGTDSFAGIDLLDPTKLVPEEMVPVQLIGKMTLNRNPTNYFAETEQVAFHTGNLVPGIEPTNDPLMQARLFSYLDTQLTRLGGPNFSQLPINRPHCPVNDMLRDGMHQTAIHTGQAPYRPNSIDGGEPLVADAEGGYVQTPRQVDGPTVRAAPASFDDHFSQAAMFYRSLTYIEQLHIIEAFTFELGKCYEQAIKERQLEVLANVDTDLCKQVAIGLGLPAPKGTPPQDVVESPALSQVIDTPGPIDGRKIAIIAGADSDLAGVAKLAAAIQRLGATPLVTAPLGGVLKSGRRSVVVERTLLTARSIEFDAVVVAAGTKPAHDIKLVLLLQEAFRHCKAVAAWGDGADALTAAGIDLGSAGVLTADSVDRSFTTALGEAVGLHRVWERAVDVMASAVAPVR
- a CDS encoding DsbA family protein, which encodes MDARPGNRPLRALGAVLALLVSLLVAAPTGVAQAAEAAPAGDALSIGDPDALGQIDLYVDPLCPFSGKFVRTHGEQISKRIDSGALRVNVRFVSFLDKYSASGTYDIRAIYAAYVVADQSRSSDVAWRFIEAIYAKGTQPKEGGDTDLSNDQLADIANQVGAPQLAQDLIRVGLPIGFDPHVIANNNLDVLHQFPEPGVPLVVINGQPVDEDSDWLTQLPG